The following coding sequences lie in one Aspergillus puulaauensis MK2 DNA, chromosome 3, nearly complete sequence genomic window:
- a CDS encoding aldo/keto reductase family protein (COG:S;~EggNog:ENOG410PJMQ;~InterPro:IPR018170,IPR020471,IPR036812,IPR023210;~PFAM:PF00248;~go_function: GO:0016491 - oxidoreductase activity [Evidence IEA];~go_process: GO:0055114 - oxidation-reduction process [Evidence IEA]), translating to MIPASKTEQTTREALRIGYRHVDSAIMYRNEKPCGRAIAASGIDRSEIFFTTKIPPGSMGYNATKRAIESSLKTAEQDYFDLVLLHAPYGGKEARLGSWKALVEAQRAGKTKSIGVSNYGIHHLDELEAYIQSSGDGSKIDVGQYEIHPWCDRSGIIEWLQKRDIIVEAYSPLAHGERMKEPLLANLGKKYGKSPAQIMIRWGLQKGLVPLPKSVTPNRIQENAEVFDFELSDEDMKTLHTGEYSPTDWDPTLDYD from the exons ATGAT TCCAGCATCCAAAACAGAGCAGACCACTCGAGAGGCTCTGCGCATCGGATATCGCCAT GTCGACTCCGCAATTATGTATCGCAACGAAAAGCCTTGCGGGCGTGCAATAGCTGCCTCCGGGATCGACAGATCCGAGATCTTCTTCACTACTAAGATTCCCCCGGGGTCAATGGGGTACAATGCTACCAAGCGGGCGATCGAGTCGAGCCTGAAAACCGCGGAGCAGGATTACTTCGACCT AGTTCTCCTCCACGCTCCCTACGGCGGAAAAGAAGCCCGACTCGGCTCGTGGAAAGCCCTCGTTGAAGCCCAGAGAGCTGGAAAGACCAAATCCATCGGCGTCTCGAACTACGGCATCCATCACCTTGACGAACTAGAGGCGTACATCCAGTCCAGCGGCGACGGGAGCAAGATCGATGTCGGGCAGTACGAGATACACCCGTGGTGTGACCGGTCGGGGATCATCGAGTGGCTCCAGAAGCGGGATATCATTGTCGAGGCGTATTCGCCTTTGGCGCATGGTgagaggatgaaggagccgCTGTTGGCAAATCTGGGGAAGAAGTATGGCAAGTCGCCGGCACAGATTATGATTCGGTGGGGGTTGCAGAAG GGCCTTGTACCACTTCCCAAATCCGTCACGCCCAATCGCATCCAGGAGAACGCGGAGGTGTTTGATTTCGAACTGTCGGATGAGGATATGAAGACTCTGCACACGGGAGAGTATTCACCGACGGACTGGGATCCTACTCTTGACTATGATTAG
- the NFS1 gene encoding IscS subfamily cysteine desulfurase (BUSCO:EOG09261Y04;~COG:E;~EggNog:ENOG410PFTC;~InterPro:IPR010240,IPR015424,IPR000192,IPR020578, IPR015421,IPR015422;~PFAM:PF00266;~go_function: GO:0003824 - catalytic activity [Evidence IEA];~go_function: GO:0030170 - pyridoxal phosphate binding [Evidence IEA];~go_function: GO:0031071 - cysteine desulfurase activity [Evidence IEA];~go_process: GO:0044571 - [2Fe-2S] cluster assembly [Evidence IEA]) has protein sequence MSSVAPFALRQASRAYARRLSSAQHLLSRRALATPAYRTYVTETKAGNAQVSVDTAIKQEQKEFLKKTGLAPGSADLPASGVSGDAAMSPAAGILGQATIMDEGTRPIYLDAQATTPTDPRVLDAMLPYLTGIYGNPHSRTHAYGWESEKAVEQARGYIANLIGADAKEIVFTSGATESNNMSIKGVARFFGRSGKKKHIITSQTEHKCVLDSCRHLQDEGFDVTYLPVQNNGLIKIEDLQAALRPDTALVSIMAVNNEIGVVQPLEEIGKLCRSKKVFFHTDAAQAVGKIPLDVNKMNIDLLSISSHKVYGPKGIGACFVRRRPRVRLEPIISGGGQERGLRSGTLAPHLVVGFGEACRVAAQDMEYDSKYITRLAKRLSDGLLAMEHTALNGDAERRYPGCVNVSFAYVEGESLLMALKDIALSSGSACTSASLEPSYVLRALGSSDESAHSSIRFGIGRFTTEAEIDYVLKAVRERVDFLRELSPLWELVQEGVDLNTIEWSGH, from the exons ATGTCTAGCGTGGCTCCTTTCGCCTTGAGACAGGCATCCCGAGCCTATGCGCGCCGGCTGTCGTCAGCACAGCACCTGCTTTCCCGGCGGGCGCTCGCCACCCCTGCCTACAGGACCTATGTCACCGAGACCAAGGCTGGAAATGCCCAGGTATCCGTCGACACCGCCATCAAGCAGGAACAGAAGGAATTTCTTAAGAAGACTGGCCTTGCGCCAGGCAGCGCCGACCTTCCGGCCTCTGGTGTCTCCGGAGATGCTGCCATGAGCCCGGCCGCGGGGATCCTCGGACAGGCTACGATAATGGACGAGGGAACGCGACCGATCTATCTCGATGCGCAGGCGACTACCCCGACCGACCCTCGTGTTCTCGATGCAATGCTCCCCTATCTTACCGGAATTTATGGAAACCCGCACTCGCGGACGCACGCCTACGGCTGGGAGTCGGAAAAGGCCGTTGAGCAGGCCCGTGGATATATCGCCAACCTGATTGGTGCTGATGCAAAGGAGATTGTATTTACGAGTGGTGCTACGGAGAGCAATAACATGAGTATCAAGGGTGTGGCTCGGTTCTTTGGCCgctctggaaagaagaagcacaTTATTACGTCTCAGACAGAGCACAAGTGTGTCCTTGACAGCTGCCGACATCTTCAGGATGAGGGTTTTGATGTCACGTATCTGCCTGTCCAGAATAACGGTCTCATCAAGATCGAAGACCTGCAGGCTGCTCTGCGCCCAGACACTGCTCTTGTTAGTATCATGGCTGTCAACAACGAGATTGGTGTTGTTCAGCCTTTGGAGGAGATTGGAAAGCTTTGCCGCTCGAAGAAGGTCTTCTTCCACACCGATGCCGCTCAGGCTGTCGGCAAGATTCCGCTTGACGTCAACAAGATGAACATCGACCTGCTATCCATCTCGAGTCACAAGGTCTACGGCCCCAAGGGTATTGGTGCGTGCTTTGTCCGTCGCCGACCAAGAGTCCGTCTCGAACCTATCATCTCCGGTGGTGGGCAGGAGCGTGGTCTGCGTAGTGGTACGCTCGCTCCTCACCTGGTTGTTGGATTTGGCGAGGCCTGCCGCGTTGCCGCTCAAGATATGGAG TATGACTCCAAGTACATTACGCGACTGGCCAAGCGCCTGTCGGACGGTCTCCTGGCTATGGAACACACCGCACTCAACGGTGACGCCGAACGCCGCTACCCCGGATGTGTCAATGTCTCGTTTGCATACGTCGAGGGCGAGTCTCTTCTGATGGCCCTGAAGGACATTGCGTTGTCATCCGGTAGCGCGTGTACGTCCGCCTCGTTGGAGCCCAGCTACGTTCTCCGTGCACTCGGCAGCAGTGACGAGAGCGCCCACAGCAGTATCAGATTTGGTATTGGGCGATTCACGACGGAGGCCGAGATTGACTATGTGCTGAAGGCCGTGCGGGAGCGAGTGGACTTCCTGCGGGAGCTGAGCCCGCTGTGGGAGCTGGTGCAGGAAGGAGTTGACTTGAACACGATTGAGTGGAGTGGCCATTAG
- a CDS encoding amphiphysin (BUSCO:EOG09262PPU;~COG:T;~EggNog:ENOG410QE91;~InterPro:IPR004148,IPR027267,IPR036028,IPR001452;~PFAM:PF03114,PF00018,PF14604,PF07653;~go_component: GO:0005737 - cytoplasm [Evidence IEA];~go_function: GO:0005515 - protein binding [Evidence IEA]), which yields MSLKGFQKSLVRAPQNFKAKFNIGEHTQDAVYSDAERRFQELEKETKKLHDESKKYFDAVNGMLDHQIEFSKAMTELYKPISGRASDPSTYTIEGNPEGIRACEEYEAIVQDLKESLGPELEMIDSRVVSPAQQLLEVIKAIRKVGVKRDHKQLDYDRHRATLKKLQDKKDKSLKDEKALYKAEGDVEQATSEFNGYNDLLKEELPKLFQLEAEFIRPLFQSFYYMQLNVFYTLHDKMQGINIGYFDLTRDIEEAYDEKRGDAKEKAEELTIVHYKTTGGRRPGAGSKMSVKDKLAAEKGRFGSKASDPDVVDNPPPPYSPGSSSGSALAAAAAKKPAPPPPKPKPSRFSAPAETVTALYDYEAQAHGDLSFSAGEVIEIIQRTDNTNEWWSGRVDGREGQFPANYVQLN from the exons ATGAGTTTAAAGGGTTTCCAGAAGAGCCTTGTCCGCGCCCCGCAAAACTTCAAGGCCAAGTTCAACATTGGCGAGCATACCCAGGACGCGGTCTACTCCGATGCAGAACGCCGATTTCAGGAACTCGAGAAGGAGACTAAGAAACTTCACGATGAGTCAAAGAAGTACTTCGACGCCGTGAATG GCATGTTGGACCACCAGATCGAATTCTCCAAGGCCATGACAGAATTATACAAACCCATCTCTGGCCGTGCCTCCGACCCAAGCACATATACGATTGAAGGGAACCCCGAAGGGATTCGGGCCTGCGAGGAATATGAAGCAATCGTGCAGGACTTGAAGGAATCACTAGGGCCTGAGCTGGAGATGATTGACTCTCGCGTCGTCAGCCCTGCGCAGCAACTCTTGGAAGTGATTAAGGCGATTCGCAAGGTTGGCGTTAAGCGAGACCATAAACAGCTGGACTACGACCGTCATCGTGCCACGCTCAAGAAGCTTCAAGATAAGAAGGACAAGTCgctgaaggatgagaaggctcTCTATAAGGCTGAGGGTGATGTGGAGCAAGCTACATCAGAGTTCAACGGCTATAACGACCTGCTCAAGGAAGAGCTGCCCAAACTGTTCCAGCTCGAGGCTGAATTCATCCGACCGCTATTCCAATCCTTCTACTACATGCAGTTGAACGTCTTCTACACATTGCACGACAAGATGCAAGGCATTAACATTGGCTATTTTGACTTAACGCGGGATATTGAGGAGGCATACGACGAGAAGCGCGGAGACgccaaggagaaggctgAAGAGCTCACTATTGTCCACTACAAGACGACAGGTGGTCGCCGCCCAGGAGCAGGCTCGAAGATGAGTGTTAAAGACAAACTGGCTGCCGAGAAGGGCCGCTTTGGATCAAAGGCCAGCGATCCCGATGTTGTCGacaatccaccacctccctaCTCCCCCGGCTCTTCCAGCGGAAGCGCCCTTGCCGCCGCTGCAGCCAAAAAGCCAGCACCCCCACCCCCAAAGCCGAAGCCTTCTCGATTCAGCGCCCCTGCCGAGACGGTTACAGCACTGTACGATTATGAAGCACAGGCTCACGGTGACTTGAGCTTCAGTGCCGGTGAAGTCATCGAAATCATACAGCGGACGGACAACACAAACGAGTGGTGGTCAGGCCGTGTTGACGGGCGAGAAGGACAGTTCCCAG CGAACTACGTCCAATTGAACTAG